In Janibacter sp. CX7, a single genomic region encodes these proteins:
- a CDS encoding methyltransferase domain-containing protein, which produces MTVTWDPTRYGQFSSERSRPFVDLMARVDAREPGLVVDLGCGNGPLTLSLAERWPQARVVGVDSSVEMLDAARALDTDGRVKWVEADLADWDIASLGAAPDVVVSNAALQWVPRHLPLIEGWVEALAADGWFALQVPGNYDAPTHALMRETAVDHPRSGELEAASKRFGAGDPATYLQVLAAHGLAVDAWETTYTHVLDPAGESDNPVLDWVSGTGLRPMLEVLEDEDERSAFLAAYADKLTAAYPRTPAGVLLAFRRVFAVGHKPAKP; this is translated from the coding sequence ATGACGGTGACCTGGGACCCGACCCGATACGGCCAGTTCTCGAGCGAACGCTCCCGACCCTTCGTGGATCTCATGGCGCGCGTCGACGCGCGGGAGCCGGGGCTCGTCGTCGACCTCGGCTGCGGCAACGGCCCGCTGACCCTCTCTCTCGCCGAGAGGTGGCCGCAGGCCCGGGTCGTCGGGGTGGACAGCAGCGTCGAGATGCTCGACGCGGCGCGCGCCCTCGACACCGACGGGCGCGTCAAGTGGGTCGAGGCCGACCTCGCCGACTGGGACATCGCCAGCCTGGGCGCGGCGCCCGACGTCGTCGTGAGCAATGCTGCGCTGCAATGGGTTCCGCGTCACCTGCCGCTCATCGAGGGATGGGTCGAGGCGCTCGCCGCCGACGGCTGGTTCGCCCTGCAGGTGCCGGGCAACTACGACGCCCCGACGCACGCGCTCATGCGCGAGACGGCGGTCGATCACCCGCGCAGCGGCGAGCTCGAGGCCGCGAGCAAGAGGTTCGGCGCCGGCGACCCGGCGACCTACCTGCAGGTCCTCGCCGCCCACGGGCTCGCTGTCGACGCCTGGGAGACGACCTACACGCACGTGCTCGACCCAGCCGGCGAGAGCGACAACCCCGTGCTCGACTGGGTGAGTGGCACCGGGCTACGCCCGATGCTCGAGGTGCTCGAGGACGAGGACGAGCGCTCGGCCTTCCTCGCCGCCTATGCCGACAAGCTCACCGCTGCCTACCCGCGCACGCCCGCCGGCGTGCTCCTGGCCTTCCGCCGGGTCTTCGCGGTGGGCCACAAGCCCGCAAAACCCTAG
- a CDS encoding MarR family winged helix-turn-helix transcriptional regulator produces the protein MSSRHDPSDDVDAIVEAWRRERPDLDVEPLHVFSRVSRLARLLDLDRTSAFARHELEGWEFDVLSALRRAGEPYQLSPGRLVQETLVTSGTMTNRIDRLASKGWVERLPSPTDRRGVIVRLTKGGQTAVDAAMADLLSREGELLDDMSADERAALTRALKRLLAPFEA, from the coding sequence ATGAGCAGCCGCCACGACCCGTCCGACGACGTCGACGCCATCGTCGAGGCCTGGCGCCGCGAGCGTCCCGACCTCGACGTCGAGCCGTTGCACGTCTTCTCACGCGTCTCCCGACTGGCCCGGCTGCTCGACCTCGACCGCACGAGCGCCTTCGCCCGGCACGAGCTCGAGGGCTGGGAGTTCGACGTGCTCTCCGCGCTGCGCCGCGCCGGCGAGCCCTACCAGCTCTCCCCCGGCCGCCTGGTCCAGGAGACCCTCGTGACCTCGGGGACGATGACCAACCGCATCGACCGCCTCGCCTCGAAGGGCTGGGTCGAGCGCCTCCCCTCACCCACCGACCGCCGCGGCGTCATCGTGCGCCTGACGAAGGGGGGTCAGACGGCGGTCGACGCCGCGATGGCCGACCTGCTCTCCCGCGAGGGCGAGCTGCTCGATGACATGTCCGCCGACGAGCGCGCCGCCCTCACCCGCGCCCTCAAGCGGCTGCTCGCCCCCTTCGAGGCCTGA
- a CDS encoding intradiol ring-cleavage dioxygenase produces MTTPRTHEGRVLPKQDEELVDQGLQFDIGTLFGRRRMLGLLGAGTVLGLTACAGSGEGSSSSATSASSGSGSSTSGSSISLTEIPDETAGPYPGDGSNGPDVLEESGIVRQDIRSSFGSSTTTAEGVPVTLTLKIKDLAQGGAAFAGVAVYVWHCDRDGNYSMYSQGVEGENYLRGVQVADDSGTVSFTSIFPACYSGRWPHIHFEVYPDEASITDASKAIATSQVALPQDVCTTVYATDGYDASVGNMSSLSLTSDNVFGDDGGTSQLADVSGSVAKGYDVTLVVGVDTTTEPTGGGGGGGQPGGGQPGGGQPPSQG; encoded by the coding sequence ATGACGACACCGCGGACCCACGAGGGGCGGGTGCTGCCGAAGCAGGACGAGGAGCTCGTCGACCAGGGACTGCAGTTCGACATCGGCACGCTCTTCGGGCGCCGCCGGATGCTCGGCCTCCTCGGGGCCGGGACCGTGCTGGGCCTCACGGCCTGTGCCGGGAGCGGCGAGGGCTCGAGCAGCAGTGCCACGTCAGCGAGCTCGGGCTCCGGCTCGAGCACGAGCGGCAGCTCGATCTCGCTGACCGAGATCCCCGACGAGACCGCCGGCCCCTACCCCGGGGACGGTAGCAACGGTCCCGACGTCCTCGAGGAGAGCGGCATCGTGCGCCAGGACATCCGCTCGAGCTTCGGCAGCAGCACGACGACGGCCGAGGGGGTCCCGGTGACCCTGACCCTGAAGATCAAGGACCTCGCCCAGGGCGGGGCCGCCTTCGCCGGGGTCGCGGTCTACGTGTGGCACTGCGACCGCGACGGCAACTACTCGATGTACTCGCAGGGGGTCGAGGGCGAGAACTACCTGCGCGGTGTGCAGGTCGCCGACGACAGCGGCACGGTGAGCTTCACGAGCATCTTCCCGGCCTGCTACTCCGGTCGGTGGCCGCACATCCACTTCGAGGTCTATCCCGACGAGGCGAGCATCACCGACGCGTCGAAGGCCATCGCCACCTCGCAGGTCGCGCTGCCCCAGGACGTGTGCACCACGGTCTACGCCACCGACGGCTACGACGCCTCGGTGGGCAACATGTCGAGCCTGAGCCTGACGAGCGACAACGTCTTCGGCGACGACGGGGGCACCAGCCAGCTCGCGGACGTCAGCGGCAGCGTGGCGAAGGGGTACGATGTCACCCTGGTCGTCGGCGTCGACACGACGACCGAGCCCACCGGTGGCGGTGGTGGTGGCGGTCAGCCCGGCGGTGGTCAGCCCGGCGGTGGTCAGCCCCCTTCGCAGGGCTGA
- a CDS encoding NADPH-dependent FMN reductase, protein MKIGIIVGSVRQGRAASAVAQWVKSVAERTEDVTFEVVELSDFDLPLLTSPTVPGMANRAYDDERVVRWGQAIDSYDGFIFVTPEYNHSIPGAFKNAFDSLAPEWMGKTVGFVSYGADNGVRAVEHWRTVVANFSMHAVRQQVSLSLFTEFGDNGLQLEERREGELTTLVEQLTDATRKFVLADELAGATR, encoded by the coding sequence ATGAAGATCGGCATCATCGTCGGGTCCGTCCGCCAGGGTCGCGCTGCCAGCGCCGTCGCCCAGTGGGTGAAGTCCGTCGCGGAGCGCACCGAGGACGTGACCTTCGAGGTCGTCGAGCTGTCCGACTTCGACCTGCCGCTGCTCACCTCCCCCACCGTGCCGGGCATGGCGAACCGCGCCTACGACGACGAGCGCGTCGTCCGCTGGGGCCAGGCCATCGACTCCTACGACGGCTTCATCTTCGTCACGCCGGAGTACAACCACTCGATCCCCGGTGCCTTCAAGAACGCCTTCGACTCCCTCGCCCCCGAGTGGATGGGCAAGACCGTCGGCTTCGTCTCCTACGGCGCCGACAACGGTGTGCGCGCGGTCGAGCACTGGCGCACCGTCGTCGCCAACTTCTCGATGCACGCCGTGCGCCAGCAGGTCTCGCTGAGCCTCTTCACCGAGTTCGGCGACAACGGCCTGCAGCTCGAGGAGCGCCGCGAGGGCGAGCTGACCACGCTCGTCGAGCAGCTCACCGACGCGACGCGCAAGTTCGTGCTCGCCGACGAGCTCGCCGGCGCCACGCGCTGA
- a CDS encoding cation transporter, protein MTDANPARLDADRLRRVVLVVALINFAYFFVEFTVALYAGSVSLLADSVDFLEDTSINLLIFIALGWPLARRALMGKAMALVILVPATVAGVEAVRRFADPTAPEVLPVVLASLGAVVVNGTSGWLLAGVRHAGGSLSRAAFLSARNDVLVNLAVIAMAVVTLWTDSGWPDLVLGCLIILIAVHAAWEVWEVSEEERLAAKALAGEEID, encoded by the coding sequence ATGACCGACGCCAACCCCGCGCGCCTCGATGCCGACCGCCTGCGGCGGGTCGTGCTCGTCGTCGCGCTGATCAACTTCGCCTACTTCTTCGTGGAGTTCACCGTCGCCCTCTACGCCGGGTCGGTGTCGCTGCTCGCCGACAGCGTCGACTTCCTCGAGGACACGTCGATCAACCTGCTGATCTTCATCGCGCTGGGGTGGCCGCTCGCCCGCCGCGCCCTCATGGGCAAGGCGATGGCCCTGGTCATCCTCGTGCCGGCGACCGTCGCGGGCGTCGAGGCGGTCCGGCGCTTCGCCGACCCGACGGCGCCCGAGGTGCTGCCCGTCGTCCTCGCCTCGCTCGGCGCCGTCGTCGTCAACGGCACGAGCGGTTGGCTGCTCGCCGGCGTGCGGCACGCGGGCGGCTCGCTCAGCCGCGCGGCCTTCCTCTCGGCGCGCAACGACGTGCTCGTCAACCTCGCGGTCATCGCGATGGCCGTCGTCACGCTGTGGACCGACTCCGGCTGGCCCGACCTCGTCCTCGGCTGCCTCATCATCCTCATCGCGGTGCACGCCGCGTGGGAGGTCTGGGAGGTGAGCGAGGAGGAGCGCCTCGCGGCGAAGGCCCTTGCGGGAGAAGAGATCGACTGA
- a CDS encoding PTS transporter subunit EIIC, producing MTTADGSVASGDSGRRKLNLAPLQKFGRSLMLPIAALPAAALLLRLGQPDLLGADGLGWTRVAPVIGAAGGALFDNLPILFAVGIAIGMAKKADGSTALAAVVGYLVFKAVGDAMSPFVLGTPAKGEEQELINYGVFGGIAMGLTAAWLWQRYHRIKLPAYLAFFGGRRFVPIATATAAIVISVLTSFVYQWFDAGITGLGEWVADNEVIGGFVYGTVNRLLIPTGLHHILNNPPWFLIGEYTPEGGKPVTGDIARFLNGDPTAGAFMTGFFPIMMFALPAAALAIYQEAKPAQKKLVGGIMGSAALTSFLTGVTEPLEFAFMFVAWPLYVIHAVLTGTSLALTNALGIKDGFGFSAGLFDFVLNYNIATKPLLLVLIGLGYAVVYYVLFRFVIRTWNLRTPGREDEGEESLVTADDSA from the coding sequence GTGACCACTGCAGACGGCTCCGTCGCGTCCGGGGACTCCGGGCGCCGCAAGCTCAACCTCGCCCCGCTCCAGAAGTTCGGCCGCAGCCTCATGCTGCCGATCGCCGCGCTGCCCGCCGCAGCCCTGCTGCTGCGCCTGGGCCAGCCCGACCTGCTCGGCGCGGACGGCCTGGGCTGGACCCGGGTCGCGCCGGTCATCGGCGCCGCGGGCGGTGCGCTCTTCGACAACCTGCCGATCCTCTTCGCCGTCGGCATCGCCATCGGCATGGCGAAGAAGGCCGACGGCTCGACGGCCCTCGCGGCCGTCGTCGGCTACCTCGTCTTCAAGGCGGTCGGTGACGCAATGTCCCCCTTCGTCCTCGGGACGCCGGCGAAGGGAGAGGAGCAGGAGCTGATCAACTACGGGGTCTTCGGCGGCATCGCCATGGGCCTGACGGCCGCGTGGCTGTGGCAGCGCTACCACCGGATCAAGCTGCCGGCCTACCTCGCCTTCTTCGGCGGACGGCGCTTCGTGCCGATCGCCACGGCGACCGCCGCGATCGTCATCTCGGTCCTCACGAGCTTCGTCTACCAGTGGTTCGACGCCGGGATCACCGGCCTCGGCGAGTGGGTCGCCGACAACGAGGTCATCGGTGGCTTCGTCTACGGCACGGTCAACCGTCTGCTCATCCCCACCGGCCTGCACCACATCCTCAACAACCCCCCGTGGTTCCTCATCGGCGAGTACACGCCCGAGGGCGGCAAGCCGGTCACCGGTGACATCGCCCGCTTCCTCAACGGCGACCCGACGGCCGGCGCCTTCATGACCGGCTTCTTCCCGATCATGATGTTCGCCCTGCCCGCCGCCGCCCTGGCGATCTACCAGGAGGCCAAGCCGGCGCAGAAGAAGCTCGTCGGCGGCATCATGGGCTCGGCCGCGCTGACCTCCTTCCTCACCGGTGTCACCGAGCCGCTCGAGTTCGCCTTCATGTTCGTCGCGTGGCCGCTCTACGTCATCCACGCGGTGCTCACCGGCACCTCGCTCGCGCTGACCAATGCCCTGGGCATCAAGGACGGCTTCGGCTTCTCCGCCGGCCTCTTCGACTTCGTCCTCAACTACAACATCGCGACGAAGCCGCTGCTGCTCGTGCTCATCGGGCTCGGCTACGCCGTCGTCTACTACGTGCTCTTCCGCTTCGTCATCCGCACGTGGAACCTGCGCACCCCGGGCCGCGAGGACGAGGGCGAGGAATCGCTCGTCACCGCGGACGACTCGGCGTGA
- a CDS encoding TetR/AcrR family transcriptional regulator, whose protein sequence is MTAAARREQLVDVGRRVFAAKGVDGTSVEDLAATAGVSKPVVYEHFGGKEGLYAVVVDRELRALTDAVTASLTAGGSDRETIERAALALLDYIEDSPDGFRILVRDVSGTAPSGTYASLLSDVAAEVAHLLSDAFEQRELESRYAPMYAQMLVGLVSLTGQWWLETRTPPKDVVAAHMVNLAWNGLSGLSAHLEPPANLARP, encoded by the coding sequence ATGACCGCGGCGGCCCGGCGTGAGCAGCTCGTCGACGTCGGTCGTCGGGTCTTCGCGGCGAAGGGGGTCGACGGCACCTCCGTCGAGGACCTGGCCGCGACGGCCGGGGTGTCGAAGCCGGTGGTCTACGAGCACTTCGGCGGCAAGGAGGGCCTCTACGCCGTCGTCGTCGACCGCGAGCTGCGGGCCCTGACCGATGCCGTGACCGCATCCCTGACCGCCGGCGGCAGCGACCGCGAGACCATCGAGCGCGCCGCCCTTGCCCTGCTCGACTACATCGAGGACTCGCCCGACGGCTTCCGCATCCTCGTGCGCGATGTCAGCGGCACGGCGCCGTCTGGAACGTATGCCTCGCTCCTGTCGGACGTGGCCGCCGAGGTGGCCCACCTCCTGTCGGACGCCTTCGAGCAGCGCGAGCTCGAGAGCCGCTACGCGCCGATGTACGCCCAGATGCTCGTCGGCCTGGTCTCGCTCACCGGTCAGTGGTGGCTCGAGACCCGCACCCCTCCCAAGGATGTCGTCGCGGCGCACATGGTCAACCTCGCGTGGAACGGCCTGTCCGGCCTCTCCGCCCACCTCGAGCCACCCGCCAACCTTGCAAGACCCTAG
- a CDS encoding histidine phosphatase family protein yields the protein MRLLLIRHGQTPHNVTGALDTAYPGAGLTDLGQRQSAAVPAALADEDVSAVYASPLVRTQLTGSPLAQERSLQIVVREGLQEISAGDVEMRSDREAVEAYLGGVAAWLHRDLDHELAGGTTGHDFMDRYDAAVRSIAQQHGRDDTVALFSHGAAIRVYATLSAGLDAEEVEGMWINNTGMVMLDGHPGDGWDLVRWQGDPLGGPGLASVRAHDVTGEAIDEELDADDR from the coding sequence GTGCGTCTCCTCCTCATCCGTCACGGCCAGACCCCCCACAACGTCACCGGTGCGCTGGACACCGCATACCCCGGCGCGGGGCTGACCGATCTCGGGCAGCGCCAGTCCGCCGCGGTGCCTGCGGCGCTCGCCGACGAGGACGTGAGTGCGGTCTACGCGAGCCCGCTGGTGCGCACCCAGCTCACGGGTTCGCCTCTGGCGCAGGAGCGCTCGCTCCAGATCGTGGTACGCGAGGGCCTGCAGGAGATCTCCGCCGGTGACGTCGAGATGCGATCCGACCGGGAGGCGGTCGAGGCCTATCTCGGCGGCGTCGCCGCCTGGCTGCACCGCGACCTCGACCACGAGCTCGCGGGCGGTACGACGGGCCACGACTTCATGGACCGGTACGACGCCGCGGTGCGGTCGATCGCGCAGCAGCACGGACGGGACGACACCGTCGCCCTCTTCAGCCACGGTGCCGCGATCCGGGTCTACGCGACGCTGTCGGCCGGCCTCGACGCCGAGGAGGTCGAGGGGATGTGGATCAACAACACCGGCATGGTCATGCTCGACGGCCACCCCGGCGACGGGTGGGACCTCGTGCGCTGGCAGGGCGATCCGCTCGGCGGGCCCGGGCTGGCGAGCGTCCGCGCCCACGACGTGACGGGTGAGGCCATCGACGAGGAGCTCGACGCCGACGACCGGTGA
- a CDS encoding alpha/beta fold hydrolase, which produces MTDPRHALTEPFETGLLDTPDGHRVHWERVGNPDGKPAVVLHGGPGSGAAAWWRRYFDPQRYCVTLFDQRGCGRSRPLAGEPGADLSTITTQHLIGDIESLRELHGVDRWLVLGGSWGSTLGLAYAVAHPDRVSEMVFWGAVTTTREEVDWLTWTMGEVYPEAFDALRSVVPHVERGGNLPAAVHALLMDPDPDVHRPAAAAWCDWEDRIAALTTGPVPNPRYADPQFALGFARLVTRFFGHHGFLPPDGISGHLDAIADIPAVFVRGRLDIAAPLGVVHRLVQRLPLAELHVVEGEDHSGAEGMDGLLVAATDRFAAGGDAALP; this is translated from the coding sequence ATGACCGATCCGCGGCACGCGCTCACCGAGCCCTTCGAGACAGGCTTGCTCGACACCCCGGACGGGCACCGCGTCCACTGGGAGCGGGTCGGCAACCCTGACGGCAAGCCCGCCGTCGTCCTGCACGGTGGCCCGGGGTCCGGCGCGGCCGCCTGGTGGCGGCGCTACTTCGACCCGCAGCGGTACTGCGTGACCCTCTTCGACCAGCGCGGCTGCGGACGCAGCCGACCGCTCGCCGGCGAGCCCGGCGCCGATCTGTCGACGATCACGACGCAGCACCTGATCGGCGACATCGAGTCCCTGCGCGAGCTGCACGGCGTGGACAGGTGGCTCGTCCTCGGCGGGTCGTGGGGCTCGACGCTGGGCCTGGCCTACGCGGTGGCCCACCCCGACCGGGTGAGCGAGATGGTCTTCTGGGGCGCGGTGACGACCACCCGCGAGGAGGTCGACTGGCTCACCTGGACAATGGGCGAGGTGTACCCGGAGGCCTTCGACGCCCTTCGCTCGGTGGTGCCCCACGTCGAGCGCGGGGGCAACCTCCCCGCGGCGGTCCACGCGCTGCTCATGGACCCCGACCCCGACGTCCACCGGCCCGCCGCCGCTGCCTGGTGCGACTGGGAGGACCGGATCGCGGCGCTGACCACGGGCCCCGTCCCCAACCCGCGGTACGCCGACCCGCAGTTCGCCCTGGGCTTCGCCCGGCTCGTGACCCGGTTCTTCGGTCACCACGGGTTCCTGCCACCCGACGGGATCAGCGGCCACCTCGACGCGATCGCCGACATCCCCGCTGTCTTCGTTCGCGGACGGCTCGACATCGCCGCGCCGCTCGGGGTCGTCCACCGTCTCGTGCAGCGGCTCCCGCTCGCGGAGCTGCACGTCGTCGAGGGCGAGGACCACAGCGGCGCCGAGGGCATGGACGGCCTGCTCGTCGCGGCCACCGACCGCTTCGCAGCGGGTGGAGACGCTGCATTGCCGTAG
- the nagA gene encoding N-acetylglucosamine-6-phosphate deacetylase codes for MIVTADRVLTPGRTLAPGWVQVEGEHIAQVGEGGPPSSIAQVEERRPSAAGASRPLHLTGTLVPGFVDTHCHGGGGGSFTVGDADEAATVARAHLAHGTTSLVASLVTDEVDRLDRSVRVLGELVDDGVLAGVHLEGPWLSADFCGAHEPSLLRPPSPEDVDRLLAAGGDALRMVTIAPELDGALDAVRRVVDAGVVVGVGHTDATWEQARAAIDSGATVATHLFNQIRGLHHRHPGPIAALLEDERVWVELISDGVHVHPAMLRLAERSARGRIVLVTDAMGAAAAADGDYHLGPIHVQVRDGVARTASGAIAGSTLTMAGAVRHSVSSGFTLEAAVTAATATPAASLGLTDVGRIEAGARADLVVLDDDLAVTRVMRAGSWVPAST; via the coding sequence GTGATCGTCACCGCCGACCGCGTCCTCACCCCGGGGCGCACGCTCGCCCCGGGGTGGGTGCAGGTCGAGGGCGAGCACATCGCGCAGGTGGGCGAAGGGGGTCCCCCCAGCTCGATCGCGCAGGTCGAGGAGCGCAGGCCGTCCGCGGCCGGAGCTTCGAGACCCCTCCACCTCACGGGCACCCTCGTGCCCGGCTTCGTGGACACCCACTGCCACGGCGGTGGCGGCGGGTCCTTCACCGTCGGTGACGCCGACGAGGCCGCGACCGTCGCCCGGGCGCACCTGGCCCACGGCACGACGAGCCTCGTCGCGAGCCTGGTCACCGACGAGGTCGACCGGCTCGACCGGTCGGTGCGGGTGCTCGGCGAGCTCGTCGACGACGGCGTGCTCGCCGGGGTGCACCTCGAGGGGCCGTGGCTATCCGCGGACTTCTGCGGTGCCCACGAGCCGAGCCTGCTGCGGCCCCCTTCGCCCGAGGACGTCGACCGGCTGCTCGCCGCGGGCGGCGACGCACTGCGCATGGTGACGATCGCGCCCGAGCTCGACGGCGCCCTCGACGCGGTGCGCCGGGTCGTCGACGCGGGGGTCGTCGTCGGCGTCGGGCACACCGACGCGACGTGGGAGCAGGCCCGGGCGGCGATCGACTCGGGCGCCACCGTGGCCACGCACCTCTTCAACCAGATCCGGGGGCTGCACCACCGCCACCCGGGGCCGATCGCCGCCCTGCTCGAGGACGAGCGCGTGTGGGTGGAGCTGATCTCCGACGGCGTGCACGTGCACCCGGCGATGCTGCGACTGGCCGAGCGCTCGGCGCGCGGGCGGATCGTGCTCGTCACCGACGCGATGGGCGCGGCCGCCGCGGCCGACGGCGACTACCACCTCGGGCCGATCCACGTGCAGGTGCGTGACGGCGTCGCCCGCACGGCGAGCGGTGCCATCGCCGGCTCGACCCTGACGATGGCCGGTGCCGTGCGGCACTCGGTGTCCAGCGGCTTCACCCTCGAGGCCGCGGTGACGGCCGCGACGGCCACTCCCGCCGCATCGCTCGGGCTGACCGATGTCGGCCGCATCGAGGCCGGCGCCCGCGCCGACCTCGTCGTCCTCGACGACGACCTGGCGGTCACCCGGGTGATGCGCGCCGGCTCCTGGGTCCCTGCATCCACCTAG
- a CDS encoding TOPRIM nucleotidyl transferase/hydrolase domain-containing protein, producing the protein MTTTRAVVLVEGESDREALHGLAPRLGVDLAAAGVVVVAMGGVTNVRAHLQQWRRQAPDVHVSGLYDVADEHHVRRGLLAGGLPVTEVGGLAGLGWHACVTDLEDELLRALGLPAAEAVVEAAGEGPSLRLLTQMPAQRGWSRRDLLRRFLTSQSGRKARYARLFVEALDLDRAPAPLVAVLEDAVGR; encoded by the coding sequence GTGACCACGACACGGGCCGTCGTCCTCGTCGAGGGCGAGAGCGACCGCGAGGCCCTGCACGGCCTCGCGCCCCGCCTCGGCGTGGACCTCGCTGCGGCCGGGGTCGTGGTCGTCGCCATGGGCGGCGTGACCAACGTGCGCGCCCACCTCCAGCAGTGGCGCCGGCAGGCGCCCGACGTGCACGTCAGCGGCCTCTACGACGTCGCCGACGAGCACCACGTGCGAAGGGGGTTGCTCGCCGGGGGGCTGCCCGTCACCGAGGTCGGTGGTCTCGCCGGTCTCGGGTGGCACGCGTGCGTCACCGACCTCGAGGACGAGCTCCTGCGCGCCCTCGGGCTGCCCGCGGCAGAGGCGGTCGTCGAGGCGGCGGGGGAGGGGCCCTCCCTTCGCCTCCTGACGCAGATGCCCGCGCAGCGAGGCTGGTCGCGCAGGGACCTGCTGCGCCGGTTCCTCACCTCGCAGTCGGGGCGCAAGGCCCGGTATGCGCGGCTCTTCGTCGAGGCGCTCGACCTCGACCGGGCGCCCGCCCCGCTCGTCGCGGTGCTCGAGGACGCAGTCGGGCGGTGA